A genomic segment from Verrucomicrobiota bacterium encodes:
- a CDS encoding HAMP domain-containing sensor histidine kinase yields MKKNAIIFIVFIFLPAFVLGVLAFRAAGQQKVIIENQEVELRQTQTDELAAQVRLYIASEFLKFKDGVNEFGSLANSGQLPEQIVTGLEQNSLFSEYQPVFFATDMQGGIVAPSQIAVDSDARLKSFFELNRTFFGNQTSVAVYQTVPQIDEVLKQNQMSTDKLQSKDNRSDAASGLAMESQKRDRISGDQMSASKVDNAPAPPTAAITPDVSLSSRNEEKESFKNKKAETYYRSVAPKKQVRLQDEENKQQTSSVVADYTRFSEIVSAQKEGIISRYVDDRLEVLFWYRPDHIKETVFCMALEAKGVEKMMAIGFPSSVLKGNQDVGIAILNNKGKPVSFSAMDGYRPDWKQPFVATEIGEVLPYWEVGLYFRDANRLERSARTMRLVLMSVIALALAAICVGVWFIFNETRKRMEIVQKKTDFVSNVSHELKTPLTSIRMFAELLLEGRVQEPEKVTNYLRIITLESERLTRLINNVLDFAKIEKGQKRYHKRVFDFYPVIQKLWEGQELHLRNQGFDTVWHGEQVAYLIDGDEDALSQVLVNLLSNAEKYSTDVKSIELHTVIDGKKLHVSVLDRGIGIPSGEEKKIFERFYRAHDSLSSGVQGSGLGLTLALKIAEDHRGIITCAQRKGGGSNFTLTLTLEEETLL; encoded by the coding sequence ATTGCCTCGGAATTCCTGAAATTCAAAGACGGGGTGAATGAATTTGGCAGCCTGGCCAATAGTGGCCAGCTTCCAGAGCAGATTGTTACGGGACTCGAGCAGAATAGTTTATTCTCGGAATATCAACCGGTCTTTTTTGCCACGGATATGCAAGGCGGGATCGTGGCGCCTTCACAGATTGCCGTGGATTCGGATGCGCGCCTGAAAAGTTTTTTTGAGCTGAATCGCACTTTTTTTGGGAATCAAACATCCGTGGCTGTTTACCAGACAGTTCCCCAGATCGATGAGGTTCTTAAGCAGAACCAGATGTCCACTGATAAATTACAATCGAAAGATAACCGGTCGGATGCCGCATCAGGCCTAGCGATGGAATCTCAAAAGCGGGACAGAATAAGTGGGGATCAGATGTCTGCATCAAAAGTAGATAATGCCCCCGCGCCACCTACTGCGGCGATCACTCCGGATGTTTCCCTATCCAGCAGGAATGAGGAAAAAGAATCTTTCAAAAATAAGAAAGCTGAGACCTATTACCGCAGTGTCGCGCCGAAAAAACAGGTCAGGCTCCAGGACGAAGAAAATAAACAACAAACATCGTCGGTGGTGGCAGATTATACACGGTTTAGTGAAATCGTGAGTGCCCAGAAGGAAGGGATTATTTCCCGTTACGTCGATGATCGGCTGGAGGTTTTATTCTGGTATAGGCCCGACCATATAAAAGAGACGGTTTTTTGCATGGCTTTAGAGGCTAAGGGGGTTGAGAAAATGATGGCGATAGGTTTCCCATCCTCAGTCCTCAAAGGGAATCAGGACGTGGGAATCGCCATACTGAATAACAAGGGTAAACCCGTGAGTTTTTCCGCAATGGATGGTTACCGCCCCGACTGGAAACAGCCCTTTGTCGCTACGGAAATAGGGGAAGTACTTCCTTATTGGGAGGTGGGCTTGTATTTCCGGGACGCGAACCGGCTGGAGCGTTCGGCCCGGACCATGAGATTAGTCCTCATGAGTGTCATCGCCCTGGCACTCGCCGCTATTTGTGTAGGGGTATGGTTTATCTTTAATGAAACCCGTAAACGCATGGAGATTGTCCAAAAGAAAACGGACTTTGTCAGTAATGTGTCGCATGAACTCAAGACACCGCTGACCTCGATCAGGATGTTTGCCGAGTTGCTCTTGGAGGGACGGGTGCAGGAACCCGAAAAAGTGACGAACTATTTGCGCATCATCACACTGGAGAGCGAGCGCCTGACAAGGTTAATCAACAATGTATTAGATTTCGCCAAGATCGAGAAGGGACAGAAACGGTATCATAAAAGAGTGTTTGATTTTTATCCGGTGATTCAAAAACTGTGGGAAGGTCAGGAACTGCACTTGCGGAATCAGGGATTCGACACAGTCTGGCACGGGGAGCAAGTCGCCTATCTCATCGACGGGGATGAGGATGCCTTGTCACAGGTCTTGGTTAATTTGCTCTCGAACGCAGAAAAATATTCTACCGATGTCAAAAGTATCGAATTACACACGGTCATCGACGGGAAGAAACTCCATGTCAGTGTGCTTGACCGGGGTATTGGGATTCCGTCAGGTGAGGAAAAGAAAATTTTCGAGCGTTTCTACCGTGCCCATGACTCGCTTTCGAGTGGTGTACAGGGTTCGGGCCTAGGGCTCACACTAGCTTTAAAGATCGCCGAAGATCACCGGGGGATCATTACCTGTGCACAAAGAAAAGGGGGAGGCAGTAATTTCACCCTCACGCTGACTCTAGAAGAGGAGACACTTTTATGA
- the tuf gene encoding elongation factor Tu, translated as MAKAVFNRTKPHVNVGTIGHVDHGKTTLTAAICSVLAGKGMAEARKYEDIDNAPEEKARGITINTSHQEYETENRHYAHVDCPGHADYIKNMITGAAQMDGAILVVSAADGPMPQTREHILLARQVGVPALVVFLNKCDMVDDPELLELVEMEVRELLSSYEFPGDKIPIIKGSAVKALASSDPSSPDAKCILELMDAIDTFIPEPAREIDKPFLMAVEDVFSISGRGTVATGRIERGIVKKGEEIEIVGIKDTIKTVVTDVEMFRKSLDEGRAGDNCGLLLRGVEKNNIERGQVLAKTGSIKAYTKFKAEIYVLNKEEGGRHTPFFNGYRPQFYFRTTDVTGVVTLPASVEMVMPGDNVSIEVELITPVAIEKTMRFAIREGGRTVGSGRVSDIVS; from the coding sequence ATGGCCAAAGCAGTATTCAATCGTACTAAACCCCATGTTAACGTTGGAACAATAGGACACGTTGACCATGGTAAGACAACCTTGACTGCCGCAATTTGTTCCGTATTGGCAGGTAAAGGCATGGCGGAAGCTCGTAAATATGAGGATATCGATAACGCCCCCGAAGAAAAGGCGCGCGGTATTACCATTAATACTTCCCACCAGGAGTATGAGACAGAGAATCGTCACTATGCACACGTTGATTGCCCAGGACACGCTGACTACATCAAGAATATGATTACCGGTGCCGCCCAGATGGACGGAGCGATTCTTGTCGTGAGCGCTGCAGACGGTCCGATGCCTCAAACACGCGAGCACATCCTTTTGGCTCGTCAGGTCGGTGTGCCTGCCCTTGTTGTTTTCTTAAACAAATGCGACATGGTCGACGATCCCGAGCTTTTGGAACTTGTCGAAATGGAAGTCCGCGAGCTCTTGAGCTCCTATGAGTTCCCTGGTGACAAAATCCCCATTATCAAAGGTTCTGCTGTTAAAGCCCTCGCATCGAGCGATCCAAGTTCCCCTGATGCCAAGTGTATTCTTGAGCTGATGGATGCGATCGATACATTCATCCCTGAGCCAGCCCGCGAAATCGATAAACCATTTTTGATGGCTGTCGAAGACGTGTTCTCCATCTCCGGACGTGGAACAGTGGCTACCGGACGTATCGAACGTGGTATTGTGAAAAAAGGTGAGGAAATTGAAATCGTCGGTATCAAGGATACGATTAAGACAGTTGTTACTGACGTTGAAATGTTCCGTAAGAGCCTTGATGAAGGCCGTGCGGGCGACAACTGCGGTCTCTTGTTGCGTGGTGTTGAAAAAAATAACATCGAGCGCGGTCAGGTTCTTGCCAAAACAGGTTCGATCAAGGCTTATACAAAGTTCAAAGCTGAAATTTATGTCTTGAACAAAGAAGAAGGTGGACGTCATACCCCGTTCTTTAACGGATACCGTCCTCAGTTCTATTTCCGTACCACAGACGTGACCGGTGTCGTGACATTGCCAGCGAGTGTTGAAATGGTGATGCCCGGTGATAATGTGAGTATCGAAGTGGAATTAATTACCCCTGTTGCTATTGAAAAAACAATGCGTTTCGCGATCCGTGAAGGTGGCCGTACGGTCGGTTCCGGTCGTGTTTCAGACATTGTTTCATAA
- a CDS encoding response regulator transcription factor yields the protein MKKKILVVEDDAHIRMGLVESLKSENYDVDEVSDGRQVMAKLKGFQPSLMVLDVMLPGKSGFDLCREIRAGGMQVPILMLTAKGQEVDKVVGLELGADDYMTKPFSVRELLARVNALLRRSEQIAPAGKNGKGIVLPAQIVFGSVKIDTKAMRGQRGKEKIDLTEKELKIIALLHRETGNVVSRNQLLDEVWGMEYYGTTRTLDQVIVKIRQKIEVDPADPVHLLTVHGVGYRLEV from the coding sequence ATGAAAAAGAAAATTTTGGTCGTTGAAGATGATGCCCATATCCGGATGGGACTCGTGGAGTCGCTCAAAAGCGAGAATTACGATGTCGATGAAGTCAGTGACGGGCGTCAGGTGATGGCCAAGCTCAAAGGGTTCCAGCCCTCGCTGATGGTGCTCGATGTCATGCTCCCGGGAAAAAGCGGGTTCGATCTTTGCCGTGAGATCAGGGCGGGTGGGATGCAAGTGCCGATCCTCATGCTCACGGCCAAGGGGCAGGAGGTCGATAAAGTAGTAGGGCTCGAGCTCGGCGCGGATGATTATATGACAAAACCTTTCAGTGTGCGTGAATTACTCGCACGGGTCAATGCCCTCCTGCGGCGTTCCGAGCAAATTGCCCCAGCTGGAAAAAACGGGAAAGGGATCGTCCTACCTGCGCAAATTGTTTTCGGCTCAGTCAAGATCGATACTAAGGCCATGCGCGGCCAGAGGGGAAAAGAGAAAATCGACCTCACGGAAAAGGAACTCAAGATTATTGCCTTGCTCCACCGCGAGACAGGCAATGTCGTCAGTCGTAACCAATTACTCGACGAGGTCTGGGGGATGGAATATTACGGTACCACCCGCACACTCGATCAGGTCATTGTGAAGATCCGCCAGAAAATCGAAGTCGACCCTGCCGATCCGGTACACCTCCTCACCGTTCATGGAGTCGGATATCGATTAGAAGTGTAG